The genomic DNA AATTGCACAGGGAACGAAACTGGCGCTGGAGATTTAAGGAAGTTACGCCCGGTGGCGCTTCGCTTACCGGGCCTGGGGGAGGCGCAATCTTACCGCGTCTTGCGCACTTTTACCGCTTTCAGCACCACAAATTTGTTGTTGGTGTCGATGGTGGTGCAGTTGCCAAACACGCGCTTCAGCTTGCGGAAATAGTCCAGATGACGGTTGCCGACGATGTACAGCGCCCCGCCATATTTCAGCGCGCGGCGTGCATCGTTGAACATCTGCCAGGCGATGTGATCGGTAATCGCGTGTTGCTGATGAAACGGCGGATTACAGAACACCGCGTCGAAACGATCCGGTTCAATGCCCGCCAGCGCGTTGTTGACCATAAATTCGCTGCGCGCCACCGCTTCCGGCAGATTGCGCTCAACGTTCAACTGGCTCGACGCCACCGCCATGTGGGATTCGTCGACAAACAGCACGCGCCCCTGCGGGTTCTTCGCCAGCAATTGCAGGCCAATCACGCCGTTGCCACAACCGAGATCCACCATCTCCCCGTCAATCCCTTCCGGCAGATGCTGGAGAAACAGCCGCGCGCCGATATCCAGTCCGCTGCGGGAAAAAACGTTGGCATGGTTATGAATCGTGAAATCCGTGCCATCGAGCGGCCAGCTGAAAATGTCTGAAGCCTCATTAAGCACAGGCGCACTGAATGTGCAGTGGATCAGCCGGGCTTTTTTCCACGCCAGTGATGTGGTGGTCGGGCCGAGGATCTTTTCGAACAGCGCCATCGTGGAATTATGGATATCGCGCGTTTTCGCCCCGGCGATAATGCGGGTTTCCGGCGTCGCCACCTCGCGCAGCGCGCGCAGTTGTTGCTCGAGCAGCGCCAGCTGTTTCGGTATTTTAATCAGCACCAGCGCCGGGGCTGACGGCAGCGGCGACAGGCTGTCCTGAAACGTCACGCTGGACTCGTCAATGCCGTTCATCCGCAGATTATGGCCGGTCGCCAGTTCGGCGATGTAAGAATCGCCAATGCTGACCGGATGGCGTTCCGCCAGTGCACAGGCCAGCGCGCCAAAACTGTCGTTAAAGATAAGCGTCAGGCCCCCGGTGTCGCCCACTTGCTGGAGCAGATACTCATCGGCGGCGTCCCACGCCTGTAACGATGGATCCTCCACATTGGGTGGAAAACGATCTAACGTGAAAAACTCACCGTTTAACTCTGCCTGGCTCATCGCCCCTCCGGGATGCTAAAATTCGCGCGTTTTATCGCTTAATTACCCACATATGTAAACCTTTTTTATGCTGACTTATTTGCAGGGCTACCCTGAAACCCTGCTGAGGCACCTTTCATTAAATCGTTCTGCGTGATAGCGCACTCGTTTTGTCATCATTGCATGCTACAGTGACGAAAGATCCCCAGCTACGGAGTACGTGAACGTTTATGATACGTTTTGCTGTCATTGGAACGAACTGGATCACCCGACAGTTCGTCGATGCCGCCCATGAAACCGGCAAATACAAGCTCACCGCCGTCTATTCCCGCAGCCTTGAACAGGCGCAGACTTTCGCCAACGATTACCTTGTTGAACATCTGTTCACCTCGCTTGAGGAGATGGCGCAAAGTGATGCGATTGACGCGGTATATATTGCCAGTCCGAACTCGCTGCACTACCCCCAGACGCGCCTGTTTCTGCGCCATAAAAAACATGTGATCTGCGAGAAGCCGCTGGCCTCGAATCTGCGTGAAGTCGAAAGCGCCATCGCTCTCGCGCGTGAAAACCAGGTGGTGCTGTTCGAAGCCTTCAAAACCGCCAGTCAGCCGAATTTCCTGACGTTACAGCAGTCCCTCAGTAAAGTGGGCAAGCTGCGCAAAGCGTTTCTGAATTACTGCCAGTATTCCTCGCGCTATCAGCGTTATCTGGACGGTGAAAACCCGAACACCTTCAATCCGGCGTTTTCCAACGGCTCGATTATGGATATCGGTTTCTACTGCCTCGCCTCCGCCGTCGCGTTATGGGGTGAACCACATGGCGTTCAGGCCAGCGCGACGCTACTGGAGAGCGGTGTGGATGCCCACGGCACCGTGGTGCTCGATTATGGCGATTTCGACGTCACCCTGCACCACTCGAAAGTCAGCGATTCCGTTCAGCCAAGCGAAATCCAGGGCGAAGCAGGCTCGCTGGTGATCGAGAAAATTTCTGAATGTCAGAAGCTGAGCTTTATTCCGCGCGGCGGAAAAGCGCAGGAACTGACCCAGCCGCAGCACATTAATACGATGCTGTACGAGGCAGAAACCTTTGCCCGACTGGTCGAAACCGGTGAAGTGAACCACCCGGGACTCGCCGTCAGCCGTACCACCGCGAAGCTGTTAACGGAAATCCGTCGTCAGACCGGCGTCAAATTCCCGGCGGACGATCTGAGCGTCGACGCGCTGGCGTAAAGCTGAGTAAATGAGTTGTTACAGGCCATTGACGGAATCAATGGCCTGTAATATTTTGTCACGAGCAAAGGGGAGTAACTTCCTTGCCGGTGGATCGTCATTACGGTGTGAGCAAAACCACACCCGGTTGCCGGGCAATAAGAAAACCGCAGCGCAATAGCCGGTTTTCTTGTTGTAAGTGAGACCTTGCCGAAAGGCGAGGTCCGTGCAAATAATTAGCAACGGCTATCGTCTTTCGACGGTAGCCGTTTTTTTTGTACGTACGTCAGAGAAAGGAAAGTTTATGAATAGTGTCGGCACACCGATGTTATGGGGCGGATTCGCCGCGGTTGTGGTGGTAATGCTGGCTATCGACCTGCTGCTTCAGGGGCGCCGTGGCGCGCACGCCATGTCAATGAAGCAGGCGGCAGGCTGGTCAATATTGTGGGTCACGCTGTCGATGCTGTTTAATGCCGCCTTCTGGTGGTATCTGGCGACGACACAAGGGCGCGAGGTCGCTGACCCGCAGGCGCTGGCCTTCCTGACCGGCTATCTGATTGAAAAAGCGCTGGCGGTGGATAACGTCTTTGTCTGGCTGATGCTGTTCAGCTACTTCGCCGTTCCTGCGGCGTTGCAGCGACGCGTGCTGGTATATGGCGTCCTGGGCGCGATCGTGCTGCGAACCATCATGATCTTCGCCGGTAGCTGGCTGATCTCGCAGTTCTCATGGCTGCTGTATGTCTTTGGCGCCTTCCTGCTGTTTACGGGTGTAAAAATGGCGCTGGCGAAAGAGGACAACGAGGGGATTGGCGATAAACCGCTGGTGCGCTGGCTGCGCGGGCATCTGCGTCTGACCGATAAGATTGAGAATGAGCACTTCTTTGTGCGTAAAAACGGTCTGTTGTACGCCACACCGCTGATGCTGGTACTGATTCTGGTGGAGCTGAGCGACGTGATTTTTGCGGTCGACAGCATCCCGGCTATTTTCGCCGTCACCACTGATCCGTTCATTGTGCTGACCTCAAACCTGTTCGCGATCCTCGGCCTGCGTGCGATGTACTTCCTGCTGGCAGGCGTGGCGGAGCGGTTCTCCATGCTGAAATATGGCCTGTCGGTGATCCTGGTGTTTATCGGCATCAAGATGCTGATCGTCGATTTCTTCCACATCCCAAT from Trabulsiella odontotermitis includes the following:
- the rlmG gene encoding 23S rRNA (guanine(1835)-N(2))-methyltransferase RlmG yields the protein MSQAELNGEFFTLDRFPPNVEDPSLQAWDAADEYLLQQVGDTGGLTLIFNDSFGALACALAERHPVSIGDSYIAELATGHNLRMNGIDESSVTFQDSLSPLPSAPALVLIKIPKQLALLEQQLRALREVATPETRIIAGAKTRDIHNSTMALFEKILGPTTTSLAWKKARLIHCTFSAPVLNEASDIFSWPLDGTDFTIHNHANVFSRSGLDIGARLFLQHLPEGIDGEMVDLGCGNGVIGLQLLAKNPQGRVLFVDESHMAVASSQLNVERNLPEAVARSEFMVNNALAGIEPDRFDAVFCNPPFHQQHAITDHIAWQMFNDARRALKYGGALYIVGNRHLDYFRKLKRVFGNCTTIDTNNKFVVLKAVKVRKTR
- a CDS encoding Gfo/Idh/MocA family protein, producing MIRFAVIGTNWITRQFVDAAHETGKYKLTAVYSRSLEQAQTFANDYLVEHLFTSLEEMAQSDAIDAVYIASPNSLHYPQTRLFLRHKKHVICEKPLASNLREVESAIALARENQVVLFEAFKTASQPNFLTLQQSLSKVGKLRKAFLNYCQYSSRYQRYLDGENPNTFNPAFSNGSIMDIGFYCLASAVALWGEPHGVQASATLLESGVDAHGTVVLDYGDFDVTLHHSKVSDSVQPSEIQGEAGSLVIEKISECQKLSFIPRGGKAQELTQPQHINTMLYEAETFARLVETGEVNHPGLAVSRTTAKLLTEIRRQTGVKFPADDLSVDALA
- a CDS encoding TerC family protein, coding for MNSVGTPMLWGGFAAVVVVMLAIDLLLQGRRGAHAMSMKQAAGWSILWVTLSMLFNAAFWWYLATTQGREVADPQALAFLTGYLIEKALAVDNVFVWLMLFSYFAVPAALQRRVLVYGVLGAIVLRTIMIFAGSWLISQFSWLLYVFGAFLLFTGVKMALAKEDNEGIGDKPLVRWLRGHLRLTDKIENEHFFVRKNGLLYATPLMLVLILVELSDVIFAVDSIPAIFAVTTDPFIVLTSNLFAILGLRAMYFLLAGVAERFSMLKYGLSVILVFIGIKMLIVDFFHIPIAVSLGVVGGILIGTLAINAVVNRLNDKKKALR